In Candidatus Woesearchaeota archaeon, the genomic window AAAAATAAATGACCAAAAAAATTGAAGAAGTGAAAAATCCTCCAAATATGTAAAATCCATTAAAATACAAAAATGAAAAACTATCATTAAATAAAATATAATAATCCCACCTAATAATAAATATCATTAAAACTAGCATAGAAACTAAAAATCCCAAAGAGAAAAAAGTATGAATTGCGTGCCTCCTTAAATAAGACTTATTTTCAACATAAAAACTACTAAGACCACGATATACGAAATATACTAACCCCAAATAAACTACAAAGAAAAATAGAAATAACATAAAAAATTTAAAATTACTAACTAAAAAATATCCGAAATAATAACCTAAAAGAACAGATAAAACGCTCCAAACAATGCAACTAAAAATACTAATAAGTAAAAATTCTATAAATTTCATACCAAAACTTCCTGCAAAAAAAGGCATAAATGCTCGAGTTAAATTAAATTCCCTTCCAAAAAAAATTGACCATGCACCATACTTTTCAAAAAAATCTTTTGAAGCCTTGTATATCTTAGTTTCAGGAGAGAATCCAAACTTTGTAAGACCAATCACTCCAAGTTTTTTGCCCATAAAATAACCAATAAGATCTCCAAGCAACGCACCAAAAAAAACAACAATCACTGTACTTTTAAGACCAAAAATACCAGAAGTAGAAATCAAAAAACCAACAAAAATAACTAAAAGTTGTCCAGGAATAAAAGAACCAACCAGAGGATTTCCTTCTAAAATCACTAATAAAAACAAAAAAGGAAGCCCTCCAAATTTCACCATATCAAAAAAATTGCTAAGTAGGCCCATTAATAACTATAAAAAATACAAAAAACTTAATAAATGTTGTGTGTAAATTAATATTAGTGAAAAAAATGGACGATACTAAAAAAACTAAATATTACATCAAAGATAAGCAAATATTTAATTCTCTGACAAAAAAATATCAAATACCTCAAGAAATAAAAGATTTAACAATACCAACTGAAACAAAAAACATCTTAACAAATAATAAAATCATAATAACAGACCTAAAAAAACTTCAAAATAAATCCGAAAAGGAAATAGAACTAACAAAACCAATAGAAAATTTTGATGAAATCAAAACTAAAATTGAAACACTAAAAAAAGAATCTCCTGAATAAATTCAAAAACCAAAAGATGACAATTACGATTTCATAGAAAAAACCTCCCAAATAGAAATAATTGAACAAATAATAAATACACTAACTAATCAAGACCTAAAACATCTTGAAGAAAAACTAGAAAACTACATAACAAAAACTAAATCCATAGAAAAAGAAAAAAAAGCGCAAATTGAAGAAGAAATAGATATACAAAATGAAAAAATAAGAAGAATAAATTTAGAAAAACAAAAATACATAAAAACAAACATAGAACTAGAAGAAAAAGTATTAAACGAATTAGAAAACAATTTGAAAATTCTAAACAATAAATAAGAAAAACTTCAAAAAAAGCTAGAAACATTAAAAATAAAAAACAATAAAACAAAAAACTCCGAAAAAACAAAGAAAAAATAGAATCAATTGAAGAAAAAATA contains:
- a CDS encoding DedA family protein produces the protein MVKFGGLPFLFLLVILEGNPLVGSFIPGQLLVIFVGFLISTSGIFGLKSTVIVVFFGALLGDLIGYFMGKKLGVIGLTKFGFSPETKIYKASKDFFEKYGAWSIFFGREFNLTRAFMPFFAGSFGMKFIEFLLISIFSCIVWSVLSVLLGYYFGYFLVSNFKFFMLFLFFFVVYLGLVYFVYRGLSSFYVENKSYLRRHAIHTFFSLGFLVSMLVLMIFIIRWDYYILFNDSFSFLYFNGFYIFGGFFTSSIFLVIYFFIIFFIFMWKKRFRMLVVYVWSVIFMFFYTIVLSLSLKLFIGILPYFTIMLFTLFVFYTWVIFELFFRESRFFYLLNILLSLILILVFLSKFSFSGNLYLTLFSFLLGVIASDLIWLLSYYQILDNCLYNCRDSECNSL